GTTCTGTATGAATTGTTTAATGTGCCGTGAAATATGATATTATATATAGTGAAGAGGGCAACAATTGCGCTCTTTTTTTGTTTATCTGATGGAGCGTCTAAGAAACTGTTTCTAACTTTATTAAAGGATTACAAATGAAGACGATTTTGATTACAGGCGGATCGGGAATGGTGGGCAAAAGGCTATCGGAACTGCTCATCGGGAAAGGATACAAGGTGATCTGGTTAAGTCGTGAACGGTATGTGAAGGCGCAGATTCCGCGCTATCGCTGGGATTACCGGAAAGGAGAGATCGACAGGGAGGCTGTGGAACAGGCCGACATGATCGTTCATCTGGCCGGATCAAATTTAGGTGATGGCTCCTGGACGCGGTTGAAGAAACAGAAGATTGTAGAGAGCCGTGTGCAGACGGCAAAGTTGTTGCTGGAGACAGTGAAAAAGATGGATAAAAAGCCAGAGGCATTTATATCTGCTTCGGCGGTCGGTTTTTACGGACAGGAGACGGGAGAGAAGATATTCACTGAGGAGGATAATCCCGCAGATAGTGATTTTCTGAGTCGTACCTGCCGGAAATGGGAAGCCGAGGCTTTCAGGTTCAGGGATGAACTGGATGTACGTACGGCGGCGCTGCGAACGGCCTTTGTGATATCTAAAGATAGTGAAGCTTTCGGAAAGATGGTGCTGCCGACACGGTTCGGATTAGGAGCACCACTGGGTTCGGGCAGACAATATCTGAGTTGGATCCATATTGAG
This window of the Proteiniphilum saccharofermentans genome carries:
- a CDS encoding TIGR01777 family oxidoreductase; its protein translation is MKTILITGGSGMVGKRLSELLIGKGYKVIWLSRERYVKAQIPRYRWDYRKGEIDREAVEQADMIVHLAGSNLGDGSWTRLKKQKIVESRVQTAKLLLETVKKMDKKPEAFISASAVGFYGQETGEKIFTEEDNPADSDFLSRTCRKWEAEAFRFRDELDVRTAALRTAFVISKDSEAFGKMVLPTRFGLGAPLGSGRQYLSWIHIEDICRLYLKAVEDSAMQGVYNAVAPEFITNAGFMKTLAKEMKRPFLMPPIPAFLLRLFMGQAADMVLYGSRISSQKVIDAGYEFTYPSVKEAIEVTLLRMKEKDENPKK